The following coding sequences lie in one Micromonospora sp. R77 genomic window:
- the deoD gene encoding purine-nucleoside phosphorylase, producing the protein MSTHIGAKPGEIAERVLMPGDPLRAKWIAETYLEGATCYSTVRGMLGFTGRWNGVEVSVQGSGMGMPSASIYAHELINEYGVKTLIRVGSCGALSEELQLRDVVAAIGSSTDSNMNRMRFDGLIDYAPVADFGLLRTSVDVAERRGISMRVGPILAADAFYTDRPDLYDTLADYGVLAVEMESAALYTIAARFKARALTILTVSDHIKTGEKTTSQEREQTFGQMVEIALDTVIA; encoded by the coding sequence ATGAGTACGCACATCGGCGCTAAGCCGGGAGAGATCGCCGAGCGGGTCCTGATGCCGGGCGACCCGCTGCGGGCCAAGTGGATCGCGGAGACCTACCTCGAGGGCGCCACCTGCTACTCGACGGTCCGCGGCATGCTGGGTTTCACCGGTCGCTGGAACGGCGTCGAGGTCTCCGTCCAGGGTTCCGGCATGGGCATGCCCTCCGCCTCCATCTACGCCCACGAGCTGATCAACGAGTACGGCGTGAAGACGCTGATCCGGGTGGGTTCCTGCGGGGCCCTCTCCGAGGAGCTCCAGCTGCGCGACGTGGTCGCCGCGATCGGGTCGTCCACCGACTCGAACATGAACCGGATGCGGTTCGACGGGCTGATCGACTACGCCCCGGTCGCCGACTTCGGGCTGCTGCGTACCTCGGTCGACGTGGCCGAGCGGCGCGGCATCAGCATGCGGGTCGGACCGATCCTGGCGGCGGACGCCTTCTACACCGACCGGCCGGACCTCTACGACACGCTCGCCGACTACGGCGTCCTGGCGGTGGAGATGGAGTCGGCGGCGCTCTACACGATCGCGGCCCGGTTCAAGGCCCGGGCGCTGACCATCCTGACCGTCAGCGACCACATCAAGACCGGCGAGAAGACCACTTCGCAGGAGCGGGAGCAGACCTTCGGCCAGATGGTCGAGATCGCCCTCGACACGGTCATCGCCTGA
- a CDS encoding nucleoside deaminase: MRRALEVAVTGPDTVGTTGPDAVEDVPVGAVLYGPDGTELAVGRNERELTGDPTAHAEVLALRRAAERLGRWRLEDCTLVVTLEPCTMCAGAIALARISTVVFGAWEPKTGAVGSLWDVLRDRRLTHRPEVYAGVLETESAALLRAFFR, translated from the coding sequence ATGCGGCGGGCCCTGGAGGTCGCCGTCACCGGCCCGGACACGGTCGGCACGACCGGCCCGGACGCCGTCGAGGACGTCCCGGTCGGCGCGGTGCTCTATGGCCCGGACGGCACGGAACTGGCCGTCGGGCGCAACGAGCGGGAACTGACCGGTGACCCGACCGCGCACGCCGAGGTGCTGGCGCTGCGCCGCGCCGCCGAGCGGCTGGGCCGCTGGCGGCTGGAGGACTGCACGCTGGTGGTGACCCTGGAACCGTGCACGATGTGCGCGGGCGCGATCGCGCTGGCCCGGATCTCGACGGTGGTCTTCGGCGCGTGGGAGCCGAAGACCGGTGCCGTCGGCTCGCTCTGGGACGTGCTGCGGGACCGTCGCCTCACCCACCGGCCGGAGGTCTACGCCGGTGTGCTGGAGACCGAGAGCGCGGCCCTGCTGCGCGCCTTCTTCAGGTAA
- a CDS encoding tRNA adenosine deaminase-associated protein, with translation MSYFAAAVARDEGGWTAAEVNLRGATDIDEVADRLRDVELEADLSLLFVEADDAYLVILRLDEGEDLRIFGSDSAYAEESKLGALLVGDLKTSVTGIDDGDEPRPATGGDDETEQPAVDPEADPVGDADILADLGISAQKLLNLCAHEGMLPGDVTAEICQVLGCADEVEELREV, from the coding sequence GTGTCGTACTTCGCTGCTGCCGTGGCGCGCGACGAGGGCGGCTGGACCGCCGCGGAGGTGAACCTGCGCGGTGCCACCGACATCGACGAGGTCGCCGACCGGCTGCGCGACGTCGAGCTGGAGGCCGACCTGTCGCTGCTCTTCGTCGAGGCCGACGACGCCTACCTGGTGATCCTGCGCCTGGACGAGGGCGAGGACCTGCGGATCTTCGGTTCGGACTCCGCGTACGCGGAGGAGTCCAAGCTGGGTGCCCTGCTGGTCGGTGACCTGAAGACGTCGGTCACCGGGATAGACGACGGCGACGAGCCGCGCCCGGCCACCGGCGGTGACGACGAGACGGAACAGCCGGCGGTGGACCCGGAGGCCGACCCGGTCGGCGACGCCGACATCCTCGCCGACCTGGGCATCTCCGCGCAGAAGCTGCTGAACCTCTGCGCCCACGAGGGGATGCTGCCGGGCGACGTCACCGCCGAGATCTGCCAGGTGCTCGGCTGCGCCGACGAGGTCGAGGAGCTGCGTGAGGTCTGA